AATGCCATCCGTGTTACCGCCCGCAGCGAAGGGCACAATCACCGTCACCGGCTTTTGCGGCCAACTCTGCGCAAAAGCAGTCGCGGGCAGCAACGCTGTTGAGAGCGCAGCAATCGAAGCCAAAACAATTCGCCGTGTCGTCATCACTTTCATCCTTTCAGAAAAGGTTTGAACAATCCCGGCACTAAAAAGCAAACAACATACCAACGCGCATCAATGCGCGGCGGCGCTGAAGTCCTGAATGACATTGCTGCGCGCAACACGAACGCGACGAATTCCTTCCGGTGTGTTGCGGCTACGACCGACAAAGCGCGGCACACCATCGGTAATGACTGCGCTCACTGCGGCAACATCACCATTGGCGAGGGCCGAAAGCGCGTCATCCTTCGAGCCGCCGGAACATGCGTCAATGACAACGACATCGGCGTCCTTGCCCGGCGCCATGAAGCCCGAATTCAATCCATAGACTCTTGCATTGTTGCCGGTGGCAGCGGCAATCGCCCATTCCACCGGCAGACCGGCGAGACTGGCCAGATGCGTGATCGTGTACATCATGCCGAGCGGCATGATGCCGCTGCCGGTCGGCGTGTCCGTCGCGATCAGGAAGCGGTCGAATTGATCAGCCTCGCGCACCAGCTTGCTCAGCCACAATGTCGTCCGCAGATTGCCTGCGGTACAAACCTGCAGTGCAACTTTCGATTCATTGACCAGACGCGGAAAGCCCTCATCCGGCATGGCGATCGGTCCGCCGTTGACGTGGAACGACACATCAGGATCGAGCGCCAGAATGTGTTCGGACCAGATGCCCGATGAACCGGGAATGGAGGAACCGCCGGTGTGCACAGTCGTCACCATGCCGCGCGCCTTGGCCCAGGCGATCATCGGCTTGTAGTCATAAGGCGTCGGGAACGCACCAAAGCCTGCCTTGGCGAGCCACACACCTTTCGACTTCAGGTCGTCGAAATCGGCCTCTGTCAGACCTGGCTCGAGAATGATCGAGCCGGCATGAACGCGCATGCCGCCCGGCCGCCAGCCCTGAAAGCTCTTCAGCGCGGCAACGGCCAGCGCTTTCACACCTTCCGGATCCTTGGGGCGCCCCGGCACATGCACTTCGGATGCGGTGATCGACGTCGTCACGCCGCCATGCGTATAGCTTTCAAGAAAGCCGACTGTCTTCTGGCGCGGGGTGTAATCCCCGAAGGTGATGTGGACATGCGAGTCGATCAGCCCGGGGATCGCAACGGCCCCGGCCGCATCGATCACGACATCGCAGGTTTCGAGCGCCTTTGCGTCAGCCGTTCCGACGGCAGTAATCTTGCCGCCATCCATCACAATCGTATCGCCGTTGGCGAAAGGCTGACGCCAGTCGCCGGTGACAATGGTCTTGAGATTGGTGACGGCTGTTTTCATCTCGTGATCAATCCTTGCGGCGCTTCACGGCTTCGTCATAGGTCATGCCGCCGACGCGCGCGTTGATGCGACCGCGATTGGCCAGGCAGAAGATCAGTGCGATTTCATCCGGCATCGGCGCATCCGGCAACATCAGCGTCATGCCGTCATAATGCGACCGGACATAGACATCCTCGATGCAATTCATCGGAATGTCGATCGGCGTGCCCGGCGCAACCACCTTGGTCAT
The genomic region above belongs to Pseudorhodoplanes sinuspersici and contains:
- a CDS encoding amidohydrolase family protein, giving the protein MKTAVTNLKTIVTGDWRQPFANGDTIVMDGGKITAVGTADAKALETCDVVIDAAGAVAIPGLIDSHVHITFGDYTPRQKTVGFLESYTHGGVTTSITASEVHVPGRPKDPEGVKALAVAALKSFQGWRPGGMRVHAGSIILEPGLTEADFDDLKSKGVWLAKAGFGAFPTPYDYKPMIAWAKARGMVTTVHTGGSSIPGSSGIWSEHILALDPDVSFHVNGGPIAMPDEGFPRLVNESKVALQVCTAGNLRTTLWLSKLVREADQFDRFLIATDTPTGSGIMPLGMMYTITHLASLAGLPVEWAIAAATGNNARVYGLNSGFMAPGKDADVVVIDACSGGSKDDALSALANGDVAAVSAVITDGVPRFVGRSRNTPEGIRRVRVARSNVIQDFSAAAH